A stretch of Gemmatimonadaceae bacterium DNA encodes these proteins:
- a CDS encoding carbohydrate binding family 9 domain-containing protein, translating into MTMTLDRRPAIPSSWLTLAVALMVGASTTKAQIAQVPEPTDATRRHLTARKATGRIVLDGRLSEPDWLAAPVASGFVQVRPDYVLTTDFPTTVRVVFDGEYLYVGAFNRDSAGLASLRMPDLRRDFDSPESDVFGVTFGPLGDRRTALQFQASPLGSQADVQAFDGGDAFSFNWDALWRVRTTRADSGWIAEMAIPWRSLRYAPGLMSWDVNFVRNTRRVAQWSAWVPYPRQFSSWRLTFAGVLDSLQPPPPGTNVRIRPFALGQRSRDATPDAFNGSSGDVGGEVIWAPTANSLVEATINTDFAQADVDRQVVNLSRFNVFFPERRQFFLENADLLSAGGLTGRYVVQPFFSRRIGLADDGTLLPIDGGVRYAYRTGRTTAGALAMRQAAFGGQGATTFGVARGSQFFGRSTRLGATMAMRDGGSASGTVGSTSGQNVVTAFDAFTRLGEQIQVNGMVSTSTAGGRTGLAATYGLGGATPMVTAGITGALVTREYQPQTGFVSRSNVLMTSPYATFTMQPTWRPRSVVWFKHGPTAITYQDPHSWQLQEGSVSYSGELLFRSGASILTAIEQTFQRPTVPITLFPNVTIPAGTHDYFRVGAVLKSDQSASIASTATVLLGGFFDGSLDRVELATRWSPNPYVSMRGSYEVNRLRSLGMRDSSFVTHLAGPELRVFLNPRVQWSAFYQYNTAVERGTLNARFSWEFSPLSYVYIVYNDRQAVQSGTTPTARSLIVKLTWLRQL; encoded by the coding sequence ATGACGATGACCCTCGACCGACGGCCCGCAATTCCATCTTCGTGGCTGACCCTGGCGGTGGCGCTTATGGTTGGTGCCTCGACCACCAAGGCGCAGATTGCGCAGGTTCCTGAGCCCACGGACGCCACACGCCGGCACCTGACCGCCCGCAAAGCCACTGGCCGTATCGTGTTGGACGGGCGCCTCAGCGAACCCGATTGGTTGGCCGCACCGGTCGCGTCGGGGTTTGTACAGGTTCGTCCGGACTATGTTCTCACCACCGACTTTCCCACCACCGTCCGCGTGGTGTTCGATGGCGAGTACTTGTATGTCGGCGCTTTCAATCGAGACAGTGCGGGACTGGCGTCGCTCCGGATGCCTGACCTTCGCCGTGATTTCGATTCGCCCGAGAGCGATGTATTTGGAGTGACCTTTGGGCCACTCGGCGATCGGCGCACCGCGTTGCAGTTTCAGGCGTCACCATTAGGGTCGCAGGCCGACGTGCAGGCGTTTGATGGCGGTGACGCGTTCAGCTTCAATTGGGATGCGTTGTGGCGCGTTCGCACGACTCGAGCCGACTCCGGCTGGATTGCCGAGATGGCCATTCCGTGGCGTTCGCTTCGATACGCACCGGGGTTGATGTCGTGGGACGTGAACTTCGTGCGAAACACGCGTCGTGTCGCGCAATGGAGTGCCTGGGTGCCGTATCCGCGTCAATTCTCATCGTGGCGGCTGACGTTTGCAGGGGTGCTTGATTCGCTGCAACCACCGCCGCCGGGCACCAATGTTCGCATTCGACCCTTTGCGCTGGGTCAGCGCTCGCGCGATGCCACGCCTGATGCGTTCAACGGTTCGTCAGGCGATGTGGGCGGCGAAGTGATCTGGGCGCCCACCGCAAACAGTTTGGTGGAAGCCACAATCAACACCGATTTCGCCCAGGCCGACGTCGATCGACAGGTGGTCAACCTGTCGCGCTTCAATGTGTTCTTCCCCGAGCGACGTCAGTTCTTCCTCGAGAACGCCGACCTGCTCAGTGCCGGTGGACTGACCGGCCGGTACGTCGTACAACCGTTCTTTTCCCGTCGTATCGGTTTGGCTGACGACGGCACATTGTTACCCATCGACGGTGGTGTGCGGTACGCGTACCGTACCGGGCGCACCACGGCGGGGGCACTCGCCATGCGACAAGCCGCGTTTGGCGGACAAGGGGCCACTACGTTCGGCGTGGCGCGCGGCAGTCAGTTCTTTGGACGCTCCACGCGACTGGGGGCCACCATGGCCATGCGCGATGGCGGCAGTGCCAGTGGCACGGTTGGCAGCACGAGCGGTCAGAACGTGGTCACCGCCTTCGATGCGTTTACGCGGCTTGGCGAGCAGATCCAGGTGAACGGCATGGTGTCCACCTCCACCGCCGGCGGTCGCACCGGACTTGCGGCCACCTACGGACTGGGCGGCGCCACACCAATGGTGACTGCCGGAATCACCGGTGCGCTGGTCACCCGTGAATATCAACCGCAAACAGGGTTTGTTTCGCGCTCGAACGTGCTGATGACCAGTCCATACGCGACGTTCACGATGCAGCCAACCTGGCGTCCGCGCAGCGTCGTATGGTTCAAGCATGGACCCACGGCCATCACCTATCAGGACCCGCACTCGTGGCAGCTGCAGGAGGGCAGCGTCTCGTACTCGGGTGAACTGCTCTTTCGAAGCGGAGCAAGCATTCTCACCGCGATCGAGCAAACCTTTCAGCGGCCGACGGTGCCGATCACGCTCTTTCCGAATGTGACGATTCCCGCAGGGACGCACGACTACTTCCGAGTGGGCGCCGTGCTCAAGAGCGACCAGAGCGCGAGTATCGCCAGTACCGCCACCGTGTTGTTGGGTGGATTCTTCGATGGGTCGCTCGACCGCGTCGAACTGGCCACGCGCTGGTCGCCCAACCCGTATGTATCGATGCGCGGGTCGTATGAAGTCAACCGCCTGCGTTCGCTGGGCATGCGCGACTCGAGCTTTGTCACGCACTTGGCCGGGCCGGAGCTCCGGGTGTTTCTCAACCCGCGCGTACAGTGGAGTGCATTTTATCAGTACAACACGGCTGTGGAGCGCGGCACACTCAACGCCCGCTTCAGCTGGGAGTTTTCGCCGCTGTCTTACGTATACATCGTGTACAACGATCGACAGGCCGTGCAGAGCGGTACCACGCCCACTGCGCGCTCACTGATTGTCAAGTTGACCTGGCTGCGGCAGCTCTGA
- a CDS encoding PD40 domain-containing protein: MSSTIEHLSTALRDRYRVERELGRGGMATVYLAHDLKHGRQVAVKVLSPELGAVLGAERFLSEIRVTANLQHPNLLPLFDSGSADGLLYYVMPYIEGETLRARIEREQQLPVDEVIRLVTLMAAALDFAHARGVVHRDLKPENILVQAGQPVIADFGIALAVAQSGGERVTQTGLSLGTPRYMSPEQAAGERAVDARSDQYALGALTYEMLMGEPPHTGATAQMIIARVMSETPRSIRTVRPAVSVTVDAAVRRALSKSPADRFATCGDFARALVSDTVSSVSVSAAAPSSRFGLIAFGVIAAALTVLGTVVWLTVRRNQPLMMSMPTIGRTAQVTRDPGLEIDPALSRDGTMIAYAQGPATHMQIYVQQVNGGRRVALTNDSTDHFRSPKWSPDGTQIAYHGNDGIFVVPSLGGQPRRVLALDSLAVPNANARTPILGLAWAPDGQRLAYVQPSGALLIVPLNGGEAARLSAPALAFSPAWSPDGKFIAVAAGNLEFVFGTEYLGNAGPASIWVLPVAGGPASRVTTDTHLNISPTWSPDGRALYWISDRDGSRDIYRAPLDTRGMATAAPARLTTGVEAHGIALAADGMHLAYASLRTFSNIYAIAVPRVGPVSVSAARAVTTGQQIIEFLDVSADGRDLVFDSDRNGNPDIYRMPASGGEATRLTSDSTGDYSPEWSPDGRLIVFHSVRAGTRDIYTMNADGTNVVRRTTWPSQELDPQWSPDGSMVAFQIFGDSTTAFRVVPLKEGEGAWRPLAGVGDFLSWSPTGMLAYHSRMGMRVSGSAADSGRLIVDNDNDGGVVSRGVWSPDGKTLYYLSRRKTGWEIRAIASTGGRSRPLVTFNDPTRQPARYGFATDGRMFYLTIGSIESDLSVLKLETRK, encoded by the coding sequence GTGAGCAGCACCATCGAGCACCTGTCGACGGCGCTTCGGGACCGCTACCGCGTGGAGCGCGAACTGGGGCGAGGCGGTATGGCCACCGTGTACCTCGCGCACGATCTCAAGCATGGCCGGCAAGTCGCCGTGAAGGTGCTCAGTCCCGAACTCGGCGCGGTGCTCGGCGCCGAGCGCTTTTTGAGCGAAATCAGGGTGACCGCAAACCTGCAACATCCGAACCTGCTGCCGTTGTTCGATTCGGGTAGCGCCGATGGGCTGCTGTACTATGTCATGCCGTACATCGAGGGGGAGACGCTGCGCGCGAGGATCGAGCGCGAACAGCAACTGCCTGTCGACGAGGTGATTCGGCTGGTGACCTTGATGGCCGCCGCCCTCGATTTCGCGCACGCGCGCGGAGTGGTGCATCGCGACTTGAAGCCGGAGAACATCCTGGTGCAGGCGGGGCAGCCGGTCATTGCCGATTTCGGCATTGCCCTTGCGGTGGCCCAGTCGGGTGGTGAGCGCGTGACGCAAACGGGGTTGTCACTTGGCACGCCGCGCTACATGAGTCCGGAGCAGGCGGCGGGCGAGCGGGCGGTCGACGCGCGTAGCGACCAGTATGCACTGGGAGCGCTCACGTACGAAATGCTCATGGGCGAGCCACCCCACACCGGGGCCACCGCGCAAATGATCATCGCGCGTGTGATGTCGGAAACGCCGCGCAGCATTCGTACCGTCCGTCCGGCGGTGTCGGTCACTGTGGACGCGGCCGTGCGGCGTGCGTTGTCGAAATCGCCCGCCGATCGATTCGCCACATGCGGCGATTTCGCGCGAGCGCTGGTGAGCGACACCGTGAGTAGCGTGTCGGTATCGGCAGCGGCGCCATCATCGCGATTCGGTTTGATCGCGTTTGGCGTGATCGCCGCGGCGCTCACGGTGCTGGGAACCGTCGTGTGGCTCACCGTGCGCCGGAATCAGCCCCTCATGATGTCGATGCCCACGATTGGTCGCACGGCGCAAGTCACGCGAGATCCGGGACTGGAGATCGATCCGGCGCTGTCGCGCGACGGCACCATGATCGCCTATGCGCAGGGTCCGGCCACACACATGCAGATCTACGTGCAGCAAGTGAACGGCGGACGGCGCGTGGCACTCACCAACGATAGCACGGACCATTTTCGCTCGCCGAAATGGTCGCCGGACGGGACGCAGATCGCCTATCACGGCAATGACGGGATCTTCGTGGTGCCCAGTTTGGGCGGCCAGCCGCGAAGAGTGCTCGCACTCGATTCCCTCGCAGTCCCGAACGCGAACGCGCGCACGCCGATCTTGGGACTCGCATGGGCGCCGGATGGTCAGCGACTGGCATACGTTCAGCCAAGCGGAGCGCTGTTGATTGTCCCGCTGAATGGGGGTGAGGCCGCTCGCCTGTCCGCGCCCGCTCTCGCGTTCTCGCCTGCCTGGTCGCCCGATGGCAAGTTCATCGCCGTGGCGGCCGGCAACCTGGAATTCGTGTTCGGCACCGAATATCTGGGTAACGCCGGCCCCGCATCCATCTGGGTGCTGCCCGTGGCTGGTGGCCCCGCCTCTCGCGTCACCACCGATACGCACCTGAACATCAGCCCCACCTGGTCGCCGGATGGCCGCGCCCTTTACTGGATCTCTGACCGAGACGGCAGTCGCGATATCTATCGCGCACCACTCGACACGCGCGGCATGGCCACGGCGGCGCCCGCCCGATTGACCACAGGGGTGGAGGCGCACGGTATCGCGCTGGCGGCCGATGGTATGCATCTCGCCTATGCGAGCCTTCGCACGTTCTCCAACATTTACGCGATCGCGGTGCCACGCGTGGGTCCGGTGTCAGTATCCGCGGCGCGCGCGGTCACCACAGGCCAGCAGATCATCGAGTTCCTCGATGTGTCGGCCGACGGGCGCGACCTGGTGTTCGATTCCGATCGTAACGGCAACCCCGACATCTATCGCATGCCGGCAAGCGGCGGTGAGGCCACCCGACTTACCAGCGATTCCACTGGCGACTATTCCCCGGAGTGGTCGCCCGATGGACGGCTGATCGTCTTTCATTCGGTGCGTGCGGGAACTCGCGACATCTACACCATGAATGCTGACGGCACCAACGTGGTCCGGCGCACCACGTGGCCTTCGCAGGAACTTGATCCGCAGTGGTCGCCCGACGGGTCCATGGTCGCGTTCCAGATTTTTGGCGATAGTACGACCGCATTCCGTGTCGTGCCATTGAAGGAGGGCGAGGGCGCATGGCGTCCACTGGCTGGTGTAGGGGACTTCCTTTCGTGGTCGCCAACTGGAATGCTGGCGTACCACTCGCGCATGGGGATGCGCGTGTCCGGCTCGGCGGCTGACAGCGGTCGGCTGATCGTCGACAACGACAACGACGGTGGCGTCGTCTCACGAGGCGTATGGTCGCCGGATGGCAAAACGCTATACTACTTGTCCCGCCGGAAAACCGGATGGGAGATTCGCGCGATTGCCTCAACCGGCGGCAGGTCGCGCCCGCTGGTCACGTTCAACGATCCGACCCGTCAACCTGCACGCTATGGATTCGCCACCGATGGCCGGATGTTCTATTTGACCATCGGCAGCATCGAGAGCGATCTGTCGGTCCTGAAACTGGAGACGCGGAAATGA